The Polycladomyces subterraneus genome has a window encoding:
- a CDS encoding acyl-CoA dehydrogenase family protein, whose amino-acid sequence MFDFSYSEDQLSVKKMVRKFVDREIMPNIEKWDEEQHFEASIIDKLADLGLMGVCIPEKYGGQGMDYITLAIVCSELERGDTAFRTLVSVHTALNSMTLLQWGDEFQKEKY is encoded by the coding sequence GAAGACCAACTGTCTGTCAAGAAGATGGTACGTAAATTCGTGGATCGCGAAATCATGCCGAACATCGAAAAGTGGGATGAAGAGCAACACTTTGAAGCCAGCATCATCGATAAATTAGCCGATCTCGGACTCATGGGTGTTTGCATCCCGGAAAAGTACGGTGGCCAAGGCATGGACTACATCACCTTGGCTATCGTCTGTTCCGAACTAGAGCGCGGAGACACCGCGTTCCGAACGCTCGTCTCCGTTCACACGGCGCTGAACAGCATGACACTGTTGCAGTGGGGAGATGAATTTCAAAAAGAAAAGTAT